The Streptococcus sp. S5 genome contains a region encoding:
- a CDS encoding LTA synthase family protein — MKKITNSILNFMSTRLGFVLTLLLLYWFKTMWAYSVDFNLDIQGPYQIFLAVINPLPISLLFIGLALYIKRTKLFYSLAFGIYLLLFIWLISNSIYYREFTDFVTVNTMLASSKVSAGLGAAALELFRPWDVIYILDFPILAFFFFKKWIRMDNRPFNKRASFAVTSLSAMLFSANLFLAEIDRPELLTRGFSNYYVVRALGLPAFLGYSANQTYAANKERSKASEADLKPVEEYIQQHYAKPNPEYFGMAKGRNVIYIHLESFQQFLIDYKLKVDDKEYEVTPFLNSLYHSKETFAFSNVFNQVKAGKTSDAETMIETGLFGLNQGSFMVNYGGTNTQQAAPFILSKNGYNSSAVFHGNAGSFWNRNTAYKQWGYNYFFDASYFTKQNSSNSFQYGLNDKYMLKDSIKYLERLQQPFYTKFITVSNHYPYTTSLSGDDLGFPLAKTQDETINGYFATANYLDSSIKAFFDYLKESGLYKNSIIVLYGDHYGISNSRNPALAPLLGKNSETWSSYDNAMLQRVPYMVVIPGMDKGGIIDTYGGEIDMLPTLEHLLGIESNKFLQVGQDMLSPEHDQIVAFRSANYFVTPEYTSYSGRTYYTKTGEEITNPDEKTKEELDKIREAANLQLKISDSIQTGDLLRFFKGNDLGKVNPDDYSYTNSFKALKKIEKEKGDKSTSLYNQRGNQSTVDLFKAPTYKELHPEDDSSSSTETSSSSSK, encoded by the coding sequence GTGAAAAAAATTACGAATTCGATACTCAATTTCATGAGTACCAGACTAGGATTTGTCTTGACCCTTCTGTTGCTCTACTGGTTCAAAACCATGTGGGCCTATTCAGTTGATTTTAACTTAGACATTCAAGGACCCTATCAGATTTTTCTAGCAGTGATCAACCCATTGCCGATCAGTCTGCTCTTCATCGGTCTAGCACTCTATATCAAACGAACCAAGCTCTTTTATAGTTTGGCCTTTGGGATCTACCTTCTCTTATTTATTTGGTTGATTTCCAATTCCATCTATTATCGAGAGTTTACAGACTTCGTAACGGTCAATACCATGTTGGCTTCCAGCAAGGTTTCTGCCGGTCTCGGAGCTGCTGCTTTAGAATTGTTCCGCCCTTGGGATGTGATCTACATTCTAGATTTCCCTATCCTCGCTTTCTTCTTCTTTAAGAAATGGATTCGAATGGACAATCGTCCCTTCAATAAACGAGCTAGTTTTGCGGTTACCTCTTTATCGGCTATGCTCTTTTCGGCCAACCTTTTCCTCGCAGAAATTGACCGACCTGAGCTCTTGACTCGTGGGTTCTCAAACTACTATGTCGTTCGTGCCCTAGGATTACCAGCCTTTCTGGGGTATAGCGCTAATCAGACCTATGCTGCCAACAAAGAACGTTCCAAAGCCTCCGAAGCAGATCTAAAACCGGTGGAAGAATATATCCAACAGCATTACGCCAAGCCTAATCCTGAGTACTTTGGAATGGCCAAAGGCCGTAACGTCATCTACATTCACTTGGAAAGTTTCCAACAATTCTTGATCGATTACAAGTTGAAAGTAGACGATAAAGAATACGAAGTAACACCTTTCTTAAACTCACTTTACCACTCGAAAGAAACCTTTGCCTTTTCAAATGTCTTTAACCAAGTCAAGGCAGGGAAAACGTCCGATGCTGAGACCATGATTGAAACTGGGCTCTTCGGACTCAACCAAGGTTCCTTTATGGTGAACTATGGTGGAACCAATACCCAACAGGCTGCACCATTTATTCTTTCAAAAAATGGTTACAACTCGAGCGCTGTTTTCCACGGAAATGCTGGAAGTTTCTGGAATCGAAATACCGCCTATAAACAATGGGGCTACAATTACTTCTTTGATGCCAGCTACTTCACCAAACAAAACAGCAGCAATTCCTTCCAGTATGGTCTTAATGACAAATACATGCTCAAGGATTCCATCAAATACCTAGAAAGATTGCAACAGCCTTTCTATACGAAGTTCATTACGGTTTCCAACCACTATCCTTATACAACCAGCTTGTCAGGAGATGATCTTGGCTTCCCTCTAGCTAAGACACAGGACGAAACCATCAATGGCTATTTTGCGACCGCTAACTACCTAGATTCTTCGATCAAGGCCTTCTTTGATTACCTGAAAGAATCTGGTCTTTACAAAAATTCCATCATCGTTCTCTATGGGGACCACTACGGAATTTCAAACTCTCGTAACCCAGCTCTTGCTCCTCTACTTGGTAAGAACTCTGAAACGTGGTCAAGTTATGACAATGCCATGTTGCAACGCGTTCCTTATATGGTAGTTATTCCAGGTATGGATAAGGGTGGCATCATTGATACCTATGGTGGCGAAATCGATATGCTCCCAACCTTGGAACATTTGCTAGGCATTGAATCCAACAAATTCCTCCAAGTTGGTCAAGATATGCTCTCACCAGAACATGATCAAATCGTCGCCTTCCGCTCTGCTAACTACTTTGTAACTCCAGAGTATACAAGCTATAGTGGCCGGACCTATTACACCAAAACAGGTGAGGAAATCACGAACCCAGACGAAAAAACCAAGGAAGAACTGGACAAGATTAGGGAGGCTGCTAACCTGCAATTGAAGATTAGCGATAGCATCCAGACCGGTGACCTCCTTCGCTTCTTCAAGGGCAATGATCTTGGAAAAGTCAATCCAGATGATTATTCCTACACTAATTCCTTCAAGGCATTGAAGAAGATTGAAAAGGAAAAAGGTGACAAATCAACCAGCCTTTATAACCAACGTGGCAATCAGTCCACCGTTGATCTCTTCAAGGCACCTACTTATAAAGAATTGCACCCAGAAGACGATAGTTCTTCCTCAACAGAGACCAGTAGCAGTTCTTCTAAATAA
- a CDS encoding class I SAM-dependent rRNA methyltransferase, with amino-acid sequence MKKLTVSRQVATKIKQGQSLLEKQDFDSLPALDQAVQLLSGDGQSLGVGYLSEQNKGIGWFVSQELVAFDQDFFKKLFIKAKQYRRSYYADETTTAFRLFNQEGDGFGGFTVDLYGEFVVFSWYNPFVFQIKGTILAAFQEAFPEVRGGYEKIRFKGLDYESAHVYGEEAPQEFLILENGVSYQVFLNDGLMTGIFSDQHEVRGSLVEGLAAGKSLLNMFSYTAAFSVAAAMGGAVETTSVDLAKRSRELSEAHFVANGLALDAHRFVVMDVFDYYKYAKRHDLSYDVIVLDPPSFARNKKRTFSVAKDYHRLVSEALEILNPGGTLILSTNAANVTKDKFKKQIEKGFQGRKHRYVAEYGLPGDFRWNKKEESSNYLKVFTIRVDV; translated from the coding sequence ATGAAAAAACTCACAGTCAGTCGCCAAGTCGCAACAAAAATCAAACAAGGACAATCTCTTCTTGAAAAGCAAGATTTTGACTCACTTCCTGCTTTGGATCAAGCGGTTCAATTGCTTTCAGGAGATGGACAATCCCTCGGGGTCGGATACTTATCTGAACAAAATAAAGGGATTGGATGGTTTGTTTCGCAAGAGTTGGTCGCTTTTGATCAAGACTTTTTTAAAAAGCTTTTCATCAAAGCCAAGCAATACCGTCGTTCTTATTATGCGGATGAAACGACGACGGCCTTTCGTCTCTTTAACCAAGAGGGAGATGGTTTTGGTGGTTTCACGGTTGACTTGTATGGTGAGTTTGTTGTTTTTTCTTGGTACAATCCTTTCGTATTTCAGATCAAGGGAACCATTCTAGCGGCCTTTCAAGAAGCTTTTCCAGAAGTCCGAGGGGGCTATGAAAAGATTCGCTTTAAAGGCTTGGACTATGAATCGGCTCATGTCTATGGAGAAGAAGCTCCGCAAGAATTTTTGATTCTTGAAAATGGAGTTTCTTACCAGGTCTTTCTCAATGATGGCTTGATGACGGGGATCTTTTCGGATCAGCATGAAGTTCGAGGTAGCTTGGTAGAGGGCTTAGCAGCTGGCAAGTCCTTGCTCAATATGTTCTCCTATACGGCGGCCTTCTCTGTGGCTGCGGCAATGGGTGGAGCAGTTGAGACAACATCGGTCGATCTGGCTAAGAGAAGTAGAGAATTATCAGAAGCGCATTTTGTGGCAAATGGCTTGGCGCTGGATGCTCATCGTTTTGTCGTGATGGATGTCTTTGACTATTACAAATATGCCAAACGCCATGACCTAAGCTATGATGTGATCGTGCTCGATCCGCCTAGCTTTGCGCGGAATAAAAAACGGACTTTTTCAGTCGCTAAAGATTACCATCGGTTGGTCAGCGAGGCCCTTGAGATTTTAAATCCAGGTGGGACCTTGATTCTCAGTACCAATGCGGCAAATGTGACCAAAGATAAATTTAAAAAACAAATCGAAAAGGGATTTCAAGGTCGTAAGCATCGCTATGTAGCGGAATATGGACTTCCGGGTGATTTTCGATGGAACAAGAAAGAAGAAAGTAGTAATTACTTAAAAGTATTTACGATTAGGGTGGATGTATGA
- the aroE gene encoding shikimate dehydrogenase produces MKIDGYTRMAAVIAHPIRHSISPFIHNLAYELTATNAAYLAWDIAEEDLESTISQIRKLDMIGANISMPYKQKVFPYLDEVDEMARKIGSVNTIVHRDGKLKGYNTDGIGFFRSLPPAFSIRRKTMVLLGAGGAALAIIAQAIHLGVKRILVFVREERLVHYRSIVQLIEDGFDFLIELYAIEKDEEVQNSFNQADLILNATGVGMDGHSLPIASYLTFPLHALIVEMAYYPAVTPFLQLAVNQGNQRVNGLGMLFYQAEAAFELMTGKVFPTESVWEALTTEYRQFVCD; encoded by the coding sequence ATGAAGATTGACGGATATACTCGGATGGCAGCGGTCATTGCCCATCCCATTCGTCATAGTATTTCTCCTTTCATCCATAATCTAGCTTATGAATTAACAGCGACCAATGCTGCTTATCTAGCTTGGGATATTGCTGAAGAAGACTTAGAAAGCACCATCAGCCAAATTCGTAAGTTGGATATGATTGGGGCCAACATTTCCATGCCCTATAAGCAGAAGGTCTTTCCTTATCTAGATGAAGTGGATGAGATGGCCCGAAAGATCGGTTCTGTCAATACCATTGTTCACCGTGATGGCAAGCTTAAAGGCTATAATACGGATGGAATTGGTTTCTTTCGTAGTTTACCTCCTGCTTTCTCTATTAGGAGAAAAACAATGGTTCTCTTAGGTGCAGGTGGTGCAGCTTTAGCGATTATTGCACAGGCCATTCATCTAGGTGTGAAACGTATCCTTGTCTTTGTGAGAGAGGAAAGATTGGTTCATTATCGTTCAATAGTTCAGTTGATTGAAGATGGCTTTGATTTCTTGATAGAATTGTATGCGATTGAGAAAGATGAAGAAGTTCAAAACTCTTTTAATCAAGCCGATCTCATCTTAAATGCCACTGGTGTAGGCATGGATGGTCATTCTCTTCCGATAGCGAGTTACTTGACCTTTCCCCTACATGCCTTAATCGTAGAGATGGCCTACTATCCGGCAGTGACCCCCTTTCTGCAATTAGCAGTGAATCAAGGAAACCAGAGGGTAAATGGGCTGGGAATGCTCTTTTATCAAGCTGAAGCTGCCTTTGAATTAATGACTGGGAAAGTATTTCCTACAGAGTCTGTATGGGAAGCATTGACAACAGAATATCGCCAATTTGTATGTGACTAA
- the aroD gene encoding type I 3-dehydroquinate dehydratase — MKLVVSIMPRSLEEAQQLDSSRYEDADVIEWRADFLEKSEILTVAPAVFEKFAGREILFTLRTRAEGGEMELTNEEYVGILKDIQSIYHPDYIDFEYYSHREVFEEMLEFSNLVLSYHNFQETPENMMEILSELTSFSPKLVKVSVMAHNEQDVLDLMNYTRGFKTLNPEQEYVTISMGKVGKISRLTADLTGSSWSYARVGDESAPGQIPLENMRRIRELLNED, encoded by the coding sequence ATGAAGTTAGTTGTTTCGATTATGCCTCGCTCCTTAGAAGAGGCGCAACAACTAGATAGTTCGCGTTACGAGGATGCAGATGTTATTGAGTGGCGTGCGGACTTTTTAGAAAAAAGCGAGATCTTAACCGTCGCTCCTGCAGTTTTTGAGAAATTTGCTGGACGCGAAATTTTATTCACCTTGCGGACTCGAGCTGAAGGTGGAGAGATGGAGCTGACCAACGAGGAATATGTTGGAATCCTGAAAGATATTCAATCCATCTATCATCCGGATTATATCGATTTCGAGTATTATAGTCACCGTGAAGTCTTTGAAGAAATGTTGGAATTTTCAAATCTTGTTCTCAGCTACCATAACTTCCAAGAAACTCCGGAAAATATGATGGAGATCTTATCGGAATTGACCAGCTTTTCTCCAAAATTAGTCAAAGTATCTGTCATGGCCCACAATGAACAAGATGTTCTTGACTTGATGAATTATACGCGTGGTTTCAAGACACTGAACCCTGAGCAAGAATATGTAACGATTTCCATGGGCAAGGTCGGGAAGATTTCGCGCTTGACAGCTGATTTGACAGGTTCTTCCTGGTCTTATGCTAGAGTCGGAGATGAAAGTGCCCCAGGTCAAATTCCTCTTGAAAATATGAGAAGAATTCGGGAGTTATTAAATGAAGATTGA
- a CDS encoding YlbF/YmcA family competence regulator, translating to MANIYDVANELSRTLRDLPEYKAVVESKQAIEANPEAKTLFDEYVAFQNQLQGLMQSGQLPTEAVQQEMKDYMEKIQASPIVNEFFTKQQQLSIYLADLEKIIFEPIQDLYK from the coding sequence ATGGCAAATATTTATGATGTAGCAAATGAACTCTCTCGGACCCTTCGAGATCTTCCTGAATACAAGGCTGTCGTAGAAAGCAAACAAGCGATCGAAGCAAATCCAGAAGCGAAAACACTGTTTGACGAATACGTCGCTTTCCAAAATCAACTGCAAGGCTTGATGCAATCTGGTCAACTTCCAACAGAAGCTGTGCAACAAGAAATGAAGGACTACATGGAAAAAATCCAAGCAAGTCCGATTGTGAATGAATTTTTCACTAAACAACAGCAATTGTCTATTTATCTTGCAGATCTTGAAAAGATCATCTTTGAGCCAATTCAAGATTTATACAAATAG
- a CDS encoding prephenate dehydrogenase, with product MEKKVVYIAGLGLIGASLALGIKRAHPNVTILGYNRSEASRTIALERGMVDQVTDDFAAFAPLADIIILALPIKQTKSYLETLARLHLKDRVLVTDAGSTKAEIVAQAEKVFTDKDVRFVGGHPMAGSHKTGAAAADATLFENAYYIFTPSSLTTGGAMEELKELLSGLGSRFIEIDAEEHDRVTSQISHFPHILASTLVEQAVAYGEEHEMTRRFAAGGFRDMTRIAESEPGMWTSILLSNPQAILERIADFKDRLDQVAETIQADNEEALWSFFHEGRKHRKEMQIHQRAGRDSAYDLFIDVPDQEGVILEILQLLQGISLVNIHINEENREDIHGILQLTFKNAEDQERAQTLISQATSYTVLAR from the coding sequence TTGGAGAAGAAAGTTGTATATATTGCAGGCTTGGGCTTGATTGGTGCTTCACTCGCTCTAGGTATTAAGAGAGCCCACCCAAACGTGACGATTCTTGGTTACAATCGTAGTGAAGCCTCTCGAACCATCGCCCTTGAAAGAGGAATGGTGGATCAGGTGACGGATGATTTCGCAGCCTTTGCCCCTTTAGCAGATATCATTATTTTGGCCCTTCCCATCAAGCAAACCAAGTCTTACTTAGAAACCTTAGCTAGATTGCATTTGAAAGACCGGGTACTAGTGACAGATGCAGGCTCTACCAAGGCAGAAATTGTCGCACAAGCTGAAAAAGTGTTTACAGATAAGGATGTACGCTTTGTGGGAGGACACCCCATGGCTGGTAGTCATAAGACAGGTGCTGCAGCAGCAGATGCAACCTTATTTGAAAATGCCTATTATATTTTTACCCCTTCCAGCTTGACGACAGGGGGTGCCATGGAAGAGTTGAAAGAGCTTCTGAGTGGATTGGGATCTCGATTTATTGAAATCGATGCCGAGGAACACGATCGAGTGACTTCCCAGATCAGCCATTTTCCTCATATTTTAGCCTCAACTCTGGTCGAGCAGGCCGTAGCTTATGGGGAAGAGCATGAAATGACCCGCCGTTTTGCGGCTGGTGGCTTTCGGGATATGACACGGATTGCGGAAAGTGAGCCAGGCATGTGGACTTCTATTCTCTTGTCCAACCCTCAAGCGATATTAGAGCGGATTGCAGATTTCAAAGACCGTTTGGATCAGGTGGCTGAGACCATTCAAGCAGATAACGAAGAGGCCCTTTGGTCCTTTTTCCATGAGGGGCGCAAGCACCGAAAAGAAATGCAGATCCATCAGCGTGCTGGACGCGATAGTGCCTATGATCTCTTTATCGATGTCCCAGATCAGGAAGGTGTGATCCTCGAAATCTTACAACTCTTACAAGGGATTTCCTTGGTCAATATTCACATCAATGAAGAGAATCGGGAAGATATCCACGGGATTTTGCAGCTGACCTTTAAAAATGCAGAGGATCAAGAGCGGGCTCAAACATTGATCAGCCAGGCGACGTCTTATACCGTCCTTGCTCGCTAG
- the aroB gene encoding 3-dehydroquinate synthase, translating to MNVSVPIPGHSYGIVIERGGLNQVGDWLRTLWSDKKVAIISDNRVAKLYASIVEKSLEKAGFQVVRFEFLQGEASKNLTTVSKVYEFLATQGMTRSDGIVALGGGVVGDLAGFAASTYMRGISFVQIPTSLTAQVDSSIGGKTGVNTALAKNMVGTFAQPDGVFIDPEVLSTLGQRELIEGMGEVIKYGLIQDTELWEELEAMDGSVQSILEHAESIISHSCLVKRDHVVADELDNGIRLYLNFGHTIGHAIEATAGYGQVMHGEAVSMGMVQLSRVAEEKGLMPKGISQQIEEMCRKFGLPVTYENWDKEALYQALTHDKKARGTNLKLVIVPELGQAAIHQIPLQEMKDFLERKV from the coding sequence ATGAACGTATCGGTACCTATTCCAGGACATTCCTATGGTATTGTGATTGAAAGAGGTGGTCTTAACCAGGTTGGAGACTGGTTGCGCACTCTTTGGAGCGATAAAAAAGTCGCGATTATTTCCGATAACCGCGTGGCTAAGCTATATGCGTCTATCGTAGAGAAGAGCCTTGAGAAAGCTGGTTTTCAAGTGGTGCGCTTTGAGTTTCTTCAAGGGGAAGCCAGTAAGAATCTAACCACTGTTTCAAAAGTTTATGAATTTCTAGCTACCCAGGGCATGACGCGCAGTGATGGAATCGTTGCTCTTGGGGGTGGCGTAGTTGGTGATTTGGCTGGTTTTGCTGCCTCGACCTATATGCGGGGAATTTCCTTTGTTCAGATCCCGACTAGCTTGACCGCACAGGTAGATTCTTCTATCGGGGGAAAGACGGGGGTCAACACAGCACTTGCTAAAAACATGGTAGGGACCTTTGCTCAACCAGACGGTGTGTTTATTGATCCTGAAGTGTTGAGCACGTTGGGGCAACGTGAATTGATCGAGGGGATGGGCGAAGTCATCAAGTACGGCCTCATCCAAGATACTGAACTCTGGGAAGAATTGGAAGCCATGGATGGTTCTGTCCAGAGTATTTTAGAGCATGCAGAGAGCATCATTTCTCATTCTTGCCTGGTGAAGCGAGACCATGTTGTGGCAGACGAGTTGGACAATGGCATTCGCCTGTATCTCAACTTTGGGCATACTATTGGACATGCTATTGAAGCGACAGCTGGTTATGGGCAGGTTATGCATGGAGAAGCCGTCAGTATGGGCATGGTGCAGCTCTCCCGAGTTGCAGAAGAAAAGGGCTTGATGCCAAAAGGAATCAGCCAACAAATCGAAGAAATGTGCCGGAAATTTGGCCTTCCGGTGACCTATGAGAACTGGGATAAAGAAGCCCTTTATCAAGCCTTGACCCATGACAAAAAAGCGCGTGGGACGAACTTGAAATTAGTAATTGTTCCAGAGTTGGGGCAAGCAGCGATTCATCAAATCCCTCTTCAAGAAATGAAGGACTTTTTAGAAAGAAAGGTATAA
- the aroC gene encoding chorismate synthase — translation MRYLTAGESHGPRLTAIIEGVPAGLPLSEEDINKELKRRQGGYGRGARMKIESDRVEITSGVRHGLTIGGPITLNVTNLDHQKWLEIMNVAPVEEKKKNLRKITKPRPGHADLVGGMKYRFDDLRNSLERSSARETTMRVAVGAVAKRILEEIGLEVASHIVNFGGIEIAIPENLTVSEIKEKAAKSEVSIVVPEQEEAVKAYIDQVKKDGDTIGGIVETLVGGVPVGLGSYVQWDKKLDAKIAQGVVSINAFKGVEFGLGFDAGRLKGSQVMDEIIWSEEAGYTRRTNNLGGFEGGMTNGEPILVRGVMKPIPTLYKPLMSVDIETHEPYKATVERSDPTALPAAGVVMEAVVATVLATEVLEKFSSDNLEELKEAVAKHRDFTKNF, via the coding sequence ATGAGATATTTAACAGCAGGAGAGTCCCATGGACCTCGACTAACAGCCATCATCGAGGGGGTTCCGGCAGGCCTTCCTTTATCTGAAGAGGATATTAATAAAGAACTCAAACGTCGACAAGGTGGCTATGGTCGTGGTGCTCGGATGAAAATCGAGAGTGACCGTGTTGAGATCACATCAGGGGTCCGTCATGGCTTGACTATAGGAGGTCCGATTACTCTGAATGTGACAAATCTGGATCATCAAAAATGGCTAGAGATCATGAATGTAGCACCGGTCGAAGAGAAAAAGAAAAATCTGCGTAAGATCACCAAGCCACGTCCTGGTCATGCCGATCTAGTCGGAGGGATGAAATACCGTTTCGATGATCTCCGTAATTCCTTAGAGCGTTCTTCTGCCCGTGAGACAACCATGCGTGTAGCCGTTGGTGCAGTTGCTAAACGGATTTTAGAAGAGATCGGCCTTGAAGTAGCCAGCCACATTGTGAATTTTGGGGGAATCGAGATTGCAATTCCCGAGAATCTAACCGTTTCAGAAATCAAGGAAAAGGCAGCGAAGTCGGAAGTTTCGATCGTTGTGCCAGAACAAGAAGAAGCAGTTAAGGCCTACATTGACCAAGTAAAAAAAGATGGCGATACCATCGGGGGAATTGTGGAAACCTTGGTTGGTGGTGTGCCTGTTGGACTAGGATCCTATGTGCAATGGGACAAGAAATTGGATGCCAAAATCGCTCAAGGAGTGGTCTCTATCAATGCCTTTAAGGGTGTTGAGTTTGGCCTTGGTTTTGACGCAGGTCGCCTAAAAGGTAGTCAAGTTATGGATGAAATCATCTGGTCTGAAGAAGCTGGCTATACCCGTCGCACCAATAATCTTGGAGGTTTTGAAGGGGGGATGACCAACGGAGAGCCCATTCTGGTTCGTGGCGTCATGAAGCCTATTCCGACCCTCTACAAACCCTTGATGAGTGTGGATATTGAGACCCATGAGCCCTATAAGGCAACGGTTGAGCGCAGCGACCCAACGGCTCTACCAGCTGCAGGAGTGGTAATGGAAGCAGTGGTCGCAACGGTCCTTGCTACAGAAGTGCTTGAAAAATTCTCATCCGATAACTTGGAAGAATTGAAAGAAGCCGTTGCTAAGCACCGGGACTTTACGAAGAATTTTTAA
- the pulA gene encoding type I pullulanase produces MRQYHVKLHFHKQKGNYFAYDMWQWQDQVEGKSVSFSKLDYFGVEGNLVYESEHALNRGHVLVKEGDWLTKTRDFEIELLPEGHVREVWILDGDDTVYYSLQAALTSHAYSHRQPHAYDMAMRPREFDAKWAYQGWLGHREEEGEHCFKLWAPTAKKVELLLYQSTDLDAPIWKSMPMTRGKQESSYHPENTHGVWILDFLGNLSGMAYQYRVHFEHHTQVTRDPYSIATTADGMRSAILSRVDRQFDWGTKKGADATPWRLDNPCQAVIYEMHLRDLTKSPTSGVDESLRGTYLGACQEGTVNSHGDATAFDYIRQLGVNVVQLQPISDRFKQYDEEGQVTYNWGYDVQNYSAPETSFSTDPSNPKQTMKELKTMIRAYHEAGISVVMDVVYNHIYSTEHGPFQNTVPDYYYRMEPDGRFQNGTGVGNETASEHEMYRKYMIDSLTYWVKEYQIDGFRFDLMGIHDVRTMNAIREAMDALDPRILLYGEGWDMGTGLAPEDKAKKDNAAQLPRIGFFNDTERDAIKGAEVYGSIKRGFVSRKSTEYIVARAVLGSAELGNYLSPNQVLNYVEAHDNYNLYDLLQTLHPNEKVAGLVKRSELATAMNLLFQGMAFMQLGQEFMRTKLVATGPDGEITPLDRERAMNSYNAPDFVNQVNWDLVSQNKESIAYIRSLINLKTSLPVLGLESYDKIYQQVFIQSATDCSGLLIFELTGDKKYLVIFNASGLPYYLQNSNKLKLMVGNSRHKRPFYVENLTASVFEVLDEGKA; encoded by the coding sequence ATGCGACAATACCATGTAAAGCTTCATTTTCATAAGCAAAAAGGAAATTATTTTGCCTATGATATGTGGCAATGGCAGGATCAAGTAGAAGGAAAATCAGTCTCTTTCTCCAAGTTGGATTATTTTGGAGTAGAGGGAAATCTGGTATACGAGAGTGAGCATGCCTTGAACCGGGGCCATGTCCTGGTTAAAGAAGGGGATTGGCTCACTAAGACCCGTGATTTTGAAATCGAACTCTTACCAGAAGGGCATGTTCGAGAAGTGTGGATTCTCGATGGAGACGATACAGTCTATTATTCTTTGCAAGCTGCTTTGACGAGTCATGCATACAGCCATCGTCAGCCTCATGCCTACGATATGGCGATGCGTCCTAGAGAGTTTGATGCTAAATGGGCGTATCAAGGATGGCTCGGTCATCGGGAGGAAGAAGGGGAGCATTGCTTTAAACTGTGGGCACCAACGGCTAAGAAAGTTGAATTGTTGCTCTATCAATCTACAGACTTGGATGCGCCTATTTGGAAGAGCATGCCGATGACGCGTGGTAAACAAGAGTCTAGCTACCACCCAGAAAATACCCATGGTGTTTGGATTTTAGATTTTTTAGGAAATTTAAGTGGCATGGCCTATCAATATCGTGTGCATTTTGAACACCATACTCAAGTGACGCGTGATCCTTATAGCATTGCAACGACAGCGGATGGGATGCGCTCAGCCATTCTTTCAAGAGTAGATCGTCAGTTTGATTGGGGCACTAAAAAAGGCGCCGATGCGACTCCTTGGCGCTTGGACAATCCTTGTCAAGCAGTGATTTATGAGATGCATCTTCGAGATTTGACCAAGTCACCGACTTCAGGTGTGGACGAGTCTTTACGTGGGACTTATCTGGGGGCTTGCCAAGAAGGAACTGTCAATAGCCATGGCGATGCAACTGCCTTTGATTATATTCGTCAGTTAGGGGTTAATGTCGTGCAACTGCAGCCCATATCTGATCGCTTTAAACAGTACGATGAAGAAGGCCAGGTGACCTACAATTGGGGTTACGACGTTCAGAATTATTCTGCACCAGAAACTAGTTTTTCAACGGATCCATCCAATCCGAAACAAACCATGAAAGAGCTCAAAACCATGATCCGGGCTTATCATGAGGCAGGAATTTCTGTGGTCATGGATGTAGTCTACAATCATATCTATTCGACCGAACATGGTCCTTTCCAAAATACAGTACCCGATTATTATTACCGGATGGAGCCAGATGGTCGCTTCCAAAATGGGACAGGTGTTGGGAATGAAACGGCTAGTGAGCATGAAATGTACCGCAAGTACATGATTGATTCCCTCACGTACTGGGTCAAGGAGTACCAGATCGATGGCTTCCGCTTTGATTTGATGGGCATTCACGATGTAAGGACGATGAATGCTATTCGGGAGGCTATGGATGCTCTGGATCCTCGTATTCTCCTTTACGGAGAAGGTTGGGACATGGGGACAGGTCTCGCACCAGAAGACAAGGCTAAGAAGGACAATGCAGCGCAATTGCCTCGAATTGGATTCTTCAATGATACGGAGCGCGATGCCATTAAAGGGGCTGAGGTTTATGGTTCCATCAAACGTGGCTTTGTCAGCAGAAAATCAACAGAGTATATCGTTGCGCGTGCTGTATTAGGTAGTGCAGAGCTTGGCAATTATTTAAGTCCCAATCAGGTCTTGAATTATGTGGAGGCTCATGACAATTATAATCTCTATGACTTGCTTCAGACCCTTCATCCGAATGAAAAAGTAGCAGGATTGGTCAAGCGCTCAGAGTTGGCTACGGCTATGAATCTGCTCTTTCAGGGCATGGCCTTCATGCAATTGGGTCAAGAGTTTATGCGGACCAAATTGGTAGCGACAGGTCCTGATGGGGAAATCACACCTTTGGATCGTGAACGGGCCATGAATTCCTACAATGCTCCAGATTTTGTGAATCAGGTCAACTGGGATCTGGTCAGTCAAAACAAGGAATCAATTGCCTATATCCGAAGCTTGATCAATTTGAAGACAAGTCTTCCTGTCTTAGGGCTTGAAAGCTATGATAAAATCTACCAACAAGTCTTTATCCAATCTGCAACTGATTGTAGTGGACTTCTGATATTTGAACTAACAGGAGACAAGAAGTACTTGGTCATCTTCAACGCCAGCGGACTTCCATATTACCTCCAAAATTCAAATAAATTGAAATTGATGGTTGGGAATAGTCGTCATAAACGACCATTCTATGTGGAGAATTTAACAGCTTCTGTTTTTGAAGTCCTAGATGAAGGTAAAGCGTAA